The following coding sequences lie in one Myxococcus xanthus genomic window:
- the pilA gene encoding type IV pilin protein PilA, translated as MRVSRFNPRNRGFTLIELMIVVAIIGILAAIAIPNFIKFQARSKQSEAKTNLKALYTAQKSFFSEKDRYSDFANEIGFAPERGNRYGYRVSAAAGDCEVRNAADLPVPAAGVPCISNDSFRFGANSAIDDPTPVVARFVPQGAAGWNTTLGVQPTIADCPNCNFFAGARGNADNEATFDDWVIAGFEGSGQVGPCSEAGNVASGTPYNTRNDVACDGAAQ; from the coding sequence ATGCGCGTCTCGCGATTCAACCCCCGCAACCGTGGCTTCACGCTCATCGAGCTCATGATCGTGGTCGCCATCATCGGCATCCTGGCCGCCATCGCCATCCCGAACTTCATCAAGTTCCAGGCCCGCTCGAAGCAGTCCGAGGCGAAGACGAACCTCAAGGCGCTGTACACCGCGCAGAAGTCGTTCTTCTCCGAGAAGGACCGTTACTCCGACTTCGCTAACGAAATCGGCTTCGCGCCGGAGCGCGGCAACCGTTACGGTTACCGTGTGTCCGCTGCGGCCGGCGATTGCGAGGTGCGCAATGCGGCTGACCTTCCGGTGCCTGCTGCCGGCGTTCCGTGCATCTCCAACGACTCGTTCCGCTTCGGTGCCAACAGCGCCATCGACGATCCGACCCCGGTTGTCGCCCGCTTCGTGCCCCAGGGCGCTGCCGGGTGGAACACGACCCTCGGTGTGCAGCCGACCATCGCAGATTGCCCCAACTGCAACTTCTTCGCTGGTGCGCGTGGCAACGCGGACAACGAGGCGACCTTCGATGACTGGGTGATCGCCGGTTTCGAGGGCTCTGGCCAGGTGGGTCCGTGCTCCGAGGCGGGTAACGTTGCCTCCGGCACCCCCTACAACACGCGCAACGACGTTGCCTGCGACGGCGCGGCCCAGTAA
- a CDS encoding two-component system sensor histidine kinase NtrB: MVLFRTVAASLSLVITLARLLLQPSQELNHADTLSLAVIIIAYVSTVVVGLRLRKGQGGLGDAWVQVVGDVVIATGLVYLSGGSDSPLTFLYSLAVIGASVVLDRRGALWAAAASALCFGALVMGSRLLDGESGGLIPPTRVLFVLGSNSLALGLIAVLSGYLSRQLSATGGALSAREADLQRLGRLQQQILSSMPSGLATCDARRRVTYVNPAGCGILQVDPTQVAGVEVEALLPGVSVLAPRSPRSELVVGKGAKRRILGLSVTPLEGEPGALLMVFQDLTQLRRMEDDLKRADRLASLGALSAQLAHELRNPLASMRGSAQLLAQDARDDVAQKLTNILMRESDRLARLVEDFLRFARPPVPSLRRVPLASLVTETMDMLRVDPLARDVRVEVTAPEPLPVSVDPDQLRQVLINLVRNGFLAAGPRGEVKVALTRSENEARIRIWDSGGSITEEMMGHLFEPFFTTRDGGTGLGLSTAHSIIRAHGGSIRVRSNRDEGTEFVVGLPL; encoded by the coding sequence TTGGTGTTGTTCCGCACGGTTGCCGCGAGCCTCTCGCTCGTCATCACCCTGGCGCGGCTTCTCCTTCAGCCTTCCCAGGAGCTGAATCACGCGGACACCCTGTCGCTCGCGGTCATCATCATCGCGTACGTGTCGACGGTGGTGGTGGGGCTGCGGCTGCGCAAGGGGCAGGGGGGGCTCGGGGACGCCTGGGTGCAGGTCGTGGGCGACGTCGTCATCGCCACCGGCCTCGTGTACCTCAGCGGTGGCTCTGACTCGCCCCTGACGTTTCTCTATAGCCTGGCCGTCATCGGCGCGTCGGTCGTCCTGGACCGCCGAGGCGCGCTCTGGGCTGCTGCTGCGTCTGCCCTGTGTTTCGGGGCCTTGGTCATGGGCTCACGACTCCTGGACGGCGAGTCTGGTGGGCTGATTCCGCCCACGCGGGTGCTCTTCGTCCTGGGCAGCAACTCCCTGGCCCTGGGCCTCATCGCTGTGCTGTCGGGTTATCTCTCACGTCAGCTCTCCGCGACAGGTGGTGCCCTGTCTGCTCGCGAGGCGGACCTCCAGCGGTTGGGGCGGCTTCAACAGCAGATTCTCTCCTCCATGCCCTCGGGGCTGGCGACGTGTGATGCGCGGCGCCGCGTGACGTATGTCAATCCCGCCGGTTGCGGAATCCTCCAGGTCGACCCCACGCAGGTCGCTGGCGTCGAAGTCGAAGCGCTTCTTCCTGGCGTTTCGGTCCTGGCGCCTCGATCTCCTCGCAGTGAATTGGTGGTGGGAAAGGGCGCGAAACGGCGCATCCTGGGGCTGTCGGTAACGCCACTGGAGGGTGAGCCCGGGGCCTTGCTCATGGTCTTCCAGGACCTCACCCAGCTCCGCCGGATGGAGGATGACCTGAAGAGGGCCGATCGGCTCGCCAGCCTGGGCGCACTCTCTGCGCAGCTGGCGCACGAACTGCGCAACCCGCTGGCGTCCATGCGCGGCTCGGCGCAGTTGCTGGCGCAGGATGCACGGGATGACGTGGCCCAGAAGCTCACCAACATCTTGATGCGCGAGTCGGATCGTCTGGCACGGCTCGTCGAGGATTTCCTGCGCTTTGCTCGTCCCCCGGTGCCCAGCTTGCGGAGGGTTCCGCTTGCCTCGCTCGTGACGGAAACCATGGACATGCTCCGGGTGGATCCACTGGCACGTGACGTGCGGGTCGAAGTCACCGCGCCCGAGCCCCTCCCGGTCTCGGTTGACCCGGATCAGCTGCGGCAGGTGCTCATCAACCTCGTGCGCAACGGGTTCCTGGCCGCAGGCCCGCGCGGTGAGGTGAAGGTCGCGCTGACTCGGAGCGAGAATGAGGCGAGAATCCGCATCTGGGACTCGGGGGGGAGCATCACGGAGGAGATGATGGGGCACTTGTTCGAGCCGTTCTTCACCACACGCGATGGCGGCACGGGGCTGGGGTTGTCCACCGCGCACTCCATCATCCGGGCCCACGGCGGCTCCATCAGGGTGCGCTCGAACCGAGATGAGGGCACCGAGTTCGTGGTGGGGTTGCCGCTGTGA
- a CDS encoding type II secretion system F family protein — protein MAAPAVKSASTPKKATAQFLWEAKTKSGESKKGEMEAMDVEAVNARLKSLGLNPVKVRKKSMLDGDITIPGFGGVEGKDILIFTRQFATMIDAGLPLVQCLDILASQMDNPSFKKVLFAIKGKVEQGSTFADALKEHPKVFDELYVQLCAAGEVGGILDAILNRLAAYREKNEKLKSKVKSAMTYPIIVILVAIGVTAVLLLKVTPVFEKMFADFGSELPGPTQMIVNFSHMAQEYFFHVAGSITALVMAFSWSYRQPRGRKFWDKVFLFMPVFGPVLRKVAVARFTRTLGTMISSGVPILDALDVTAKTAGNRTVEDAIIYVRGKIAEGKNIAGPLAETKVFPSMVVQMIGVGEATGAMDTMLNKIADFYDDEVDAAINSLTAMIEPVLMVFLGGVVGGFLIGMYLPIFSLAGAIQ, from the coding sequence ATGGCAGCCCCAGCAGTGAAGTCGGCATCAACTCCCAAGAAGGCCACCGCCCAGTTCCTCTGGGAGGCGAAGACCAAGAGCGGGGAGTCGAAAAAGGGTGAGATGGAGGCGATGGACGTCGAGGCCGTCAACGCGCGCCTCAAGTCCCTCGGGCTGAACCCCGTCAAGGTGCGCAAGAAGAGCATGCTGGACGGGGACATCACGATCCCCGGCTTTGGCGGTGTCGAAGGCAAGGACATCCTCATCTTCACCCGTCAGTTCGCCACGATGATCGACGCCGGCCTCCCGCTGGTGCAGTGCCTCGACATCCTTGCGAGCCAGATGGACAACCCTTCCTTCAAGAAGGTGCTGTTCGCCATCAAGGGCAAGGTGGAGCAGGGCAGCACCTTCGCGGACGCGCTGAAGGAGCACCCCAAGGTCTTCGACGAACTCTACGTCCAGCTCTGCGCGGCAGGTGAGGTGGGCGGTATCCTCGACGCCATTCTCAACCGGCTCGCGGCGTACCGGGAGAAGAACGAGAAGCTCAAGTCCAAGGTCAAGAGCGCGATGACCTACCCGATCATCGTCATCCTGGTTGCCATCGGCGTGACGGCGGTGCTTCTGCTGAAGGTGACGCCGGTCTTCGAGAAGATGTTCGCGGACTTCGGCTCGGAGCTGCCGGGGCCGACGCAGATGATCGTGAACTTCTCGCACATGGCGCAGGAGTACTTCTTCCATGTGGCGGGCTCCATCACCGCGTTGGTGATGGCGTTCTCGTGGAGCTACCGCCAACCGCGGGGCCGGAAGTTCTGGGACAAGGTGTTCCTCTTCATGCCCGTTTTCGGACCCGTGCTTCGCAAGGTGGCCGTGGCCCGGTTCACCCGCACGCTGGGCACCATGATCTCCTCGGGCGTGCCCATCCTGGACGCGCTGGACGTCACCGCGAAGACGGCCGGTAACCGCACGGTGGAAGACGCCATCATCTACGTTCGCGGGAAGATCGCCGAGGGCAAGAACATCGCGGGCCCCCTGGCCGAGACGAAGGTGTTCCCGTCGATGGTGGTGCAGATGATCGGCGTGGGTGAGGCGACGGGCGCCATGGACACCATGCTCAACAAGATCGCCGACTTTTACGATGACGAAGTGGACGCGGCCATCAACAGCCTCACGGCGATGATTGAGCCGGTGCTGATGGTGTTCCTCGGCGGCGTGGTCGGTGGCTTCCTCATCGGCATGTACCTGCCGATCTTCTCGCTTGCCGGCGCCATCCAGTAG
- a CDS encoding sigma-54-dependent transcriptional regulator: protein MTSAQGGDLGSRGHILVVDDELSMREYLELLLQREGYAVTSVAGVKAACDVLVLDGVDLVISDLKLGTGSGLDVLRAARARPASPEVVLITAYGTPAAAVEAMREGAYDYICKPFDNEELRLLVQKALEKRTLRQENSGLRARLFPGLDGAVGQSERMQAVWALVEKVASGRSTVLVTGESGTGKELVARAIHMRGSRAARPFLPFNCAALNEGTLESELFGHVKGAFTGATTDRSGLLVAAGDGTVMLDEVGEMPLATQVKLLRVLQERKVKPVGSAAEIPFQARVIAATNRRLEAEVKAGRFREDLFYRLNVITLELPPLRERSGDVSLLANYFLSRMSEELGRPGLRFSPETLGLLERYPFPGNVRQLQNMVERAATLSDSDLLGPSTLPPAVRGDTDPAVRPVEGSEPGLGAGFNLERHLDDSERRYLVAAMKQAGGVKTRAAELLGLSFRSFRYRLAKHGLTDDLEPGSASDA from the coding sequence GTGACATCCGCACAGGGAGGGGACCTGGGGTCGCGCGGCCACATCCTCGTGGTCGATGACGAGCTGTCCATGCGTGAGTACCTCGAACTGCTGCTGCAGCGGGAAGGGTACGCGGTGACGAGTGTGGCCGGTGTGAAGGCCGCATGTGATGTGCTGGTCCTGGATGGGGTGGACCTGGTCATCTCCGACTTGAAGCTGGGCACCGGCAGTGGCCTCGACGTCCTGCGGGCGGCTCGGGCCCGGCCGGCGTCTCCCGAGGTGGTGCTCATCACCGCCTATGGCACGCCCGCGGCAGCGGTCGAGGCGATGCGGGAGGGCGCGTACGACTACATCTGCAAGCCCTTCGACAACGAGGAGTTGCGGCTCCTGGTGCAGAAGGCGCTGGAGAAGCGGACGCTCCGTCAGGAGAACAGTGGGCTCAGGGCGCGGCTGTTTCCTGGCCTGGATGGCGCGGTGGGACAGAGCGAGCGTATGCAGGCGGTCTGGGCCTTGGTGGAGAAGGTCGCTTCCGGTCGCAGCACGGTGCTGGTGACGGGGGAGAGCGGGACGGGGAAGGAACTGGTGGCGCGGGCCATCCATATGCGCGGCAGTCGAGCTGCGCGTCCCTTCCTGCCCTTCAACTGCGCGGCGTTGAACGAGGGGACGCTGGAGAGCGAGCTCTTCGGGCATGTGAAGGGGGCATTCACTGGCGCGACCACCGACCGTTCTGGCCTCCTGGTGGCGGCAGGCGACGGCACCGTCATGTTGGACGAGGTCGGGGAGATGCCGCTCGCGACGCAGGTGAAGCTGCTTCGTGTGCTCCAGGAGCGGAAGGTGAAGCCGGTCGGCAGCGCAGCGGAGATTCCCTTTCAGGCGCGTGTCATCGCGGCAACGAACCGGCGGCTCGAAGCCGAAGTAAAGGCCGGACGGTTTCGTGAGGACCTCTTCTACCGGCTCAACGTCATCACGTTGGAGCTGCCTCCGCTGCGCGAGCGTTCCGGCGACGTGTCGTTGCTGGCGAACTACTTCCTGTCCAGGATGTCGGAGGAGTTGGGGCGACCCGGTCTGCGTTTCTCCCCCGAGACACTGGGGCTATTGGAGCGCTATCCCTTCCCAGGCAACGTGCGGCAGCTGCAGAACATGGTGGAGCGGGCTGCGACCCTGTCGGATTCAGACCTCCTGGGGCCCTCCACGCTTCCACCCGCAGTGCGGGGCGATACAGACCCCGCCGTGCGTCCCGTGGAGGGCAGCGAGCCAGGGCTGGGGGCGGGCTTCAACCTGGAGCGGCATCTCGACGACAGCGAGCGGCGCTATCTCGTCGCGGCGATGAAGCAGGCCGGGGGCGTGAAGACCCGTGCCGCGGAGCTGCTGGGCCTTTCGTTCCGTTCATTCCGCTACCGGTTGGCCAAGCATGGGCTGACGGATGACTTGGAGCCCGGGAGCGCTTCGGATGCGTAG
- a CDS encoding type IV pilus twitching motility protein PilT — protein MANLHQLLKAMVEKGASDLHVTTGSPPQLRVDGELVPLKTAPLTPVETKQLCYSILTDAQKHKFEEENELDLSFGVKGLSRFRANIFMQRGAVAAAFRTIPFKILTFQELGLPPVVAELVKKPRGLILVTGPTGSGKSTTLASMIDKINTERHEHIMTIEDPIEYLHPHKNCLVNQREVGADTRNFKTALKYILRQDPDIVLVGELRDLETIEAALTIAETGHICYATLHTNSAVQTINRVLDVFPPYQQPQVRAQMSFVLEGVMSQALVAKAGGPGRILALEVMVPNPAIRNLIREDKVHQIYSSMQVGQAKFGMQTFNQALAALLLRRLITQDEAFGRSSDAEELRNILATGGGGALPGMQRPGGGAGGR, from the coding sequence GTGGCCAACCTGCACCAGCTCCTCAAGGCGATGGTCGAGAAGGGCGCTTCCGACCTCCACGTCACCACCGGCTCTCCGCCGCAGCTTCGCGTCGACGGCGAGCTCGTTCCCTTGAAGACGGCGCCGCTGACCCCGGTGGAGACGAAGCAGCTCTGCTACTCCATCCTCACGGACGCCCAGAAGCACAAGTTCGAGGAGGAGAACGAGCTGGACTTGTCCTTCGGTGTGAAGGGCCTGTCGCGCTTCCGCGCCAACATCTTCATGCAGCGTGGCGCGGTCGCCGCGGCGTTCCGGACCATTCCCTTCAAGATTCTGACGTTCCAGGAGCTGGGGCTACCGCCGGTGGTGGCGGAGCTGGTGAAGAAGCCGCGCGGGCTCATCCTGGTGACGGGCCCCACGGGTTCAGGCAAGTCCACCACGCTGGCCTCGATGATCGACAAGATCAACACCGAGCGTCATGAGCACATCATGACCATCGAGGACCCCATCGAGTACCTGCACCCGCACAAGAACTGCCTCGTGAATCAGCGCGAGGTGGGAGCGGACACGCGGAACTTCAAGACGGCCCTCAAGTACATCCTCCGCCAGGACCCGGACATCGTGCTCGTCGGTGAGCTTCGCGACCTGGAGACGATTGAGGCGGCGCTCACCATCGCCGAGACGGGTCACATCTGCTACGCGACGCTACACACCAATAGCGCGGTGCAGACCATCAACCGCGTGCTGGACGTGTTCCCGCCGTACCAGCAGCCGCAGGTCCGCGCGCAGATGTCCTTCGTGCTGGAAGGCGTGATGAGCCAGGCGCTGGTCGCGAAGGCGGGCGGCCCTGGCCGCATCCTGGCGCTGGAGGTGATGGTGCCCAACCCCGCAATCCGGAACCTCATCCGCGAGGACAAGGTCCACCAGATCTACTCGTCCATGCAGGTCGGCCAGGCGAAGTTCGGCATGCAGACCTTCAACCAGGCTCTGGCGGCGCTGCTGCTGCGGCGGCTCATCACCCAGGACGAGGCCTTCGGGCGCTCTAGCGACGCGGAGGAGCTGCGCAACATCCTGGCCACGGGCGGCGGCGGGGCCCTGCCCGGGATGCAGCGACCAGGCGGGGGAGCGGGTGGTCGTTAG
- a CDS encoding ABC transporter: MAEKPAKPLRTKDGPILPRREFLEIVGAAQKPLLADFYWLQSIQQVGRANTDTEYRDVFFFADLATDLDPKFRYVYEWGAITTPVNLGRDEWANTDLSSRLLSKGLVEFPDDRRFLFQLAYNKMTYDRDYKAAADQLMKLSKYPETPPYLLQLATRLYAQAGNIDMGLQLAQMLRDGAEDDESRALYEHRIKELLRERFLTQIDEAVAAYQRDRGERPKAVPVLVRAGYLRAMPVDPLEGQFFIDRQGRARSTSGIYRLEMFDQKKKDELREDIAAGGIQFDLPEEMP; the protein is encoded by the coding sequence ATGGCAGAGAAGCCGGCCAAGCCATTGCGGACGAAGGATGGGCCCATCCTCCCCCGGCGAGAGTTCCTCGAAATCGTGGGGGCGGCGCAGAAGCCGCTGTTGGCCGACTTCTACTGGCTCCAGTCCATCCAGCAGGTCGGTCGCGCGAACACGGACACGGAATACCGGGACGTGTTCTTCTTCGCGGATCTGGCGACGGACCTCGATCCCAAGTTCAGGTACGTCTACGAGTGGGGCGCCATCACCACCCCCGTCAACCTGGGGAGGGACGAATGGGCGAACACGGACCTGTCATCCCGGCTGCTGAGCAAGGGGCTGGTTGAGTTCCCGGACGACCGCCGGTTCCTGTTCCAACTGGCCTACAACAAGATGACGTATGACAGGGACTACAAGGCCGCTGCCGACCAGCTCATGAAGTTGTCGAAGTACCCTGAGACGCCCCCCTATCTGCTGCAACTCGCCACGCGCCTCTATGCGCAGGCTGGCAACATCGATATGGGGCTTCAGCTGGCGCAGATGCTGCGTGACGGTGCGGAGGACGACGAGTCACGAGCCTTGTACGAACACCGCATCAAGGAACTGCTTCGAGAGCGCTTTCTGACGCAGATCGACGAGGCTGTTGCGGCCTACCAGCGTGACCGGGGAGAACGCCCCAAGGCGGTCCCTGTCCTGGTGCGCGCGGGCTACTTGAGGGCCATGCCCGTAGATCCGCTGGAGGGACAGTTCTTCATCGACAGGCAGGGCCGCGCGCGTTCCACCTCGGGAATCTACAGGTTGGAGATGTTCGACCAGAAGAAGAAGGATGAGCTGCGGGAAGACATCGCGGCGGGTGGCATTCAGTTCGACCTTCCGGAGGAGATGCCATGA